The Terriglobus tenax genome contains a region encoding:
- a CDS encoding UDP-glucuronic acid decarboxylase family protein: MGKRRIVVTGAAGFLASHLCDVLLAEGHDVHGIDNLATGKMANLGHLANEPRFTFAEQDICQSFDPGPFDFLFNMASPASPADYMRLGIETLQVGSAGTLNTLELAKKYSAGYLHASTSECYGDPLVHPQVETYWGNVNPIGPRSVYDEAKRFSEAAVAAYNRYHGVNTHLVRIFNTYGPRLQANDGRVISNFMMQALRGDALTIYGDGLQTRSFCYVSDLIAGIVKLAWSDEHLPTNIGNPVEWTMIECAKEVLAVTGSKSEMIFEPLPQDDPKQRKPDITKAKTLLGWEPKVMLREGLTRSLPYFQSCVEAEKASA, from the coding sequence ATGGGCAAGCGCCGCATTGTTGTCACCGGAGCCGCAGGATTTCTAGCATCGCACCTGTGCGATGTTCTGCTGGCCGAAGGGCATGATGTGCATGGCATTGATAACCTGGCGACTGGCAAGATGGCGAACCTGGGCCATCTTGCCAATGAGCCACGGTTTACCTTTGCCGAGCAGGACATCTGCCAGAGCTTCGATCCCGGTCCGTTCGATTTTCTCTTCAACATGGCGTCGCCGGCCAGTCCGGCCGACTACATGCGTCTCGGTATCGAGACGCTGCAGGTTGGCTCGGCCGGAACGTTGAACACGCTGGAGCTGGCAAAGAAGTACAGCGCCGGGTACCTGCATGCGTCCACGTCGGAGTGCTATGGCGATCCGCTGGTACATCCGCAGGTGGAGACCTATTGGGGCAATGTGAACCCGATCGGTCCGCGCAGCGTGTATGACGAAGCCAAGCGTTTCAGCGAGGCCGCTGTTGCCGCTTACAACCGCTATCACGGTGTGAATACGCACCTGGTGCGTATTTTCAACACGTACGGACCTCGCCTGCAGGCGAATGACGGTCGTGTGATCTCGAACTTCATGATGCAGGCGCTGCGTGGCGATGCGTTGACCATCTATGGCGACGGTCTGCAGACGCGCAGCTTCTGCTATGTGAGCGACCTGATCGCGGGTATCGTCAAGCTGGCGTGGAGCGACGAGCATTTGCCCACCAACATCGGCAACCCGGTGGAGTGGACGATGATCGAGTGCGCGAAGGAAGTGCTTGCCGTGACTGGATCGAAGAGCGAGATGATCTTCGAGCCGTTGCCGCAGGACGATCCGAAGCAACGCAAGCCGGACATTACCAAGGCGAAGACCCTTCTGGGGTGGGAGCCGAAGGTGATGCTGCGGGAAGGCCTGACGCGCTCTCTGCCGTACTTCCAAAGCTGTGTCGAGGCGGAAAAAGCTTCGGCGTAA
- a CDS encoding UDP-glucose dehydrogenase family protein produces MAQNVRIAVVGSGYVGLVAAVCFAEIGHSVVCVDNDERKVKALQGGDTLIHENYLPELLGKYRNNRVTFTTDLGEATKNSDVIFVAVGTPQSETGDADLSYVEAVAAEIARSVNGYKVIVEKSTVPVYTNEWIRRVIERNGVDKHLFDVVSNPEFLREGTAVEDFLHPDRIVVGSDSPRAAELLKAIYAPLTEGAYYKQPDQIPGVCNTENLPPLLLTSTKSAEIIKHASNAFLALKISFINAVANICEEADANVEQVAKGMGLDARIGPKFLRPGIGYGGSCFPKDVSAFRSVAEQMGIGFDLLAEVEKINDKQKKRFIAKVRSALWTLRGKKLGVLGLAFKGDTDDIRESPAIDLVQSLLAEGCSITAFDPAAMDRAKLEIPEGPNCKYASDVYEAAKDADALLILTDWAEFGKLDLALLNKSMRYSIIVDGRNLYEPEAMAEAGFHYTSVGRPSAHPAH; encoded by the coding sequence ATGGCGCAAAACGTTCGCATCGCAGTAGTCGGTTCAGGGTATGTGGGTCTGGTGGCGGCGGTCTGTTTCGCTGAAATCGGGCACTCGGTCGTTTGTGTAGACAACGACGAGCGCAAGGTGAAGGCATTGCAGGGCGGCGACACGCTGATCCATGAAAATTACTTGCCCGAGCTGCTTGGCAAGTACAGAAACAACAGGGTCACCTTCACGACAGACCTGGGCGAAGCCACCAAGAATTCCGATGTGATTTTTGTTGCGGTAGGAACTCCGCAGAGCGAGACCGGTGATGCCGATCTGTCCTATGTGGAAGCGGTAGCGGCTGAGATTGCCCGTTCGGTCAATGGCTACAAGGTCATCGTGGAAAAGAGCACGGTACCGGTCTATACCAACGAGTGGATTCGCCGTGTAATTGAGCGCAATGGCGTGGATAAGCACCTGTTCGACGTGGTGTCGAATCCCGAGTTCCTGCGCGAAGGTACTGCGGTGGAAGACTTCCTGCACCCGGACCGTATCGTGGTGGGCTCTGACAGCCCGCGTGCGGCTGAACTGCTGAAGGCCATTTATGCACCGTTGACGGAGGGCGCTTACTACAAGCAGCCCGACCAGATTCCTGGCGTATGCAATACCGAGAATCTGCCGCCGCTCCTTCTGACTTCGACCAAAAGCGCCGAGATTATCAAGCATGCCTCGAATGCCTTCCTGGCGCTGAAGATCAGCTTTATCAACGCTGTAGCGAATATTTGTGAAGAAGCGGATGCAAATGTGGAGCAGGTGGCCAAGGGCATGGGACTCGATGCCCGTATCGGTCCGAAGTTCCTTCGTCCGGGTATCGGGTACGGTGGTTCCTGCTTCCCGAAGGACGTTTCGGCGTTCCGTTCGGTGGCGGAGCAGATGGGTATCGGCTTCGACCTTCTGGCCGAGGTTGAGAAGATCAACGACAAGCAGAAGAAGCGCTTTATCGCCAAGGTGCGTTCGGCGCTGTGGACGCTGCGCGGCAAGAAGCTTGGTGTGCTTGGCCTGGCATTCAAGGGCGATACGGATGACATCCGCGAGAGTCCGGCGATTGATCTGGTGCAGTCTCTGCTGGCGGAAGGCTGCTCGATTACTGCCTTCGATCCGGCTGCGATGGACCGTGCCAAGCTTGAGATTCCCGAGGGGCCGAACTGCAAGTACGCGAGCGATGTGTACGAAGCAGCCAAGGACGCCGATGCCTTGCTGATCCTGACCGACTGGGCAGAGTTCGGCAAGCTGGACCTGGCGCTTCTGAACAAGTCGATGCGTTACTCCATCATTGTGGACGGCCGCAACCTGTATGAGCCCGAGGCGATGGCGGAGGCTGGTTTCCACTACACCAGCGTTGGACGTCCGTCGGCCCACCCGGCCCACTAA